Proteins from a genomic interval of Oculatellaceae cyanobacterium:
- a CDS encoding catalase-related domain-containing protein has translation MGDVVADHYESRDQDDYTQAGNLWRIFSEDDRNWTAAAIAGALGGARQDLQMR, from the coding sequence GTGGGTGATGTAGTTGCCGATCACTATGAATCTCGCGATCAAGATGATTATACTCAAGCAGGTAATCTGTGGCGGATATTCTCTGAAGACGATAGGAACTGGACAGCAGCCGCGATCGCAGGAGCATTAGGTGGCGCAAGGCAAGACCTCCAAATGCGGTAA